A genomic region of Drosophila kikkawai strain 14028-0561.14 chromosome X, DkikHiC1v2, whole genome shotgun sequence contains the following coding sequences:
- the LOC121502693 gene encoding uncharacterized protein: protein MVFEEEIDIAVLSEPYKSKAEGVWQQSADGGAAIWSCGQSPGHLSQRASRPGYARAKVQATTIYSCYLAPSLHIDAFRDILQEIARDARGRSPVLIAGDFNAWSTAWGSSKTTQRGTILLHALATLDVCLLNDGARCTYSKAGRESIIDLTFASPELCRTSHWKVTDLLTYSDHAAIITQTTHSQQGPSLRQSAYKVHTLNADTLLSSMDGNVITGDANTCADILAARIKAACDAAMASSTRGNGRRPVPWWNHESVAKSECLSARRRCQRSRGRPTQALFETRYKEKKKALKIAIKTSKSRCFRELCDAADQEPFGSAYKLVMGKLYRPPTPTSQEQLGAIISTLFPFAAAPRAAKLSCE, encoded by the coding sequence ATGGTTTTCGAGGAGGAAATTGACATTGCTGTACTGAGTGAACCGTACAAGTCAAAGGCAGAGGGAGTATGGCAACAGAGTGCGGATGGTGGTGCAGCCATATGGAGCTGCGGGCAGTCCCCCGGACACCTGTCACAGAGGGCGTCGAGACCTGGCTATGCAAGGGCTAAGGTCCAAGCAACCACCATCTACAGCTGCTACCTAGCCCCGAGCTTGCATATAGATGCCTTTAGAGACATCTTGCAGGAGATCGCCCGAGACGCCCGCGGAAGATCCCCAGTACTAATCGCTGGGGACTTCAATGCGTGGTCCACCGCCTGGGGGAGCTCGAAAACGACCCAGCGGGGAACCATCCTTCTGCACGCCCTGGCCACACTAGACGTTTGTCTCCTGAACGATGGAGCTAGATGCACCTATAGCAAGGCAGGCAGAGAGTCAATCATTGACCTGACTTTCGCCAGCCCGGAGCTCTGCCGGACCAGCCACTGGAAGGTCACGGATCTGCTCACATACAGCGACCACGCAGCCATTATCACCCAGACGACGCACAGCCAGCAGGGCCCGTCTCTCCGGCAATCTGCGTACAAGGTACACACCCTTAACGCAGATACACTCCTAAGCAGTATGGATGGCAACGTCATCACTGGCGACGCCAACACCTGCGCCGACATATTAGCTGCGAGAATCAAGGCTGCTTGTGATGCCGCCATGGCGAGCTCCACTAGAGGAAATGGAAGGAgaccagtcccctggtggaatCATGAATCCGTCGCCAAGAGCGAGTGCCTCTCTGCAAGGCGAAGATGTCAACGAAGTAGAGGGCGTCCCACGCAAGCGCTGTTCGAGACACGCTacaaggagaagaaaaaagcCCTCAAAATCGCTATTAAGACGAGTAAGAGCAGGTGCTTCCGAGAGCTGTGCGATGCAGCAGACCAGGAACCCTTCGGCTCGGCCTACAAGCTGGTCATGGGCAAGCTCTACAGACCGCCGACGCCAACCTCCCAGGAACAACTTGGAGCTATAATCTCCACGCTGTTCCCCTTCGCAGCCGCCCCTCGTGCTGCCAAACTTAGCTGCGAGTGA